The genomic interval GCCCTTCATCGCCACATGCTCGATCATCTGTCGGGCCGGGACGTGTTCGTGCGCGATTGTTATGCCGGGGCCGACCCGAAGTTCCGTCTGCAGGTCCGCATCATCACCGAAACCGCGTGGCACAATCTTTTCGCCTGCAACATGTTCATCCCGCCGAAGCCCGAGGACCTGCGTTCCTTCCGGCCGGAATTCACGGTGATTCAAGCGCCGTCGTGCCATGCCATTCCGGCGAAGCATGGCACCAATTCCGAAACGTTCATTCTGGTCAATTTCGCCAAGCGCCTGGTGCTGATCGGCGGGTCGTCGTACGCGGGCGAGATCAAGAAGTCGATCTTCTCGATCCTCAACTTCCTTTTGCCGCCGCAAGGAATCCTGCCGATGCACTGCTCGGCCAACGTCGGGCCGAAGGGCGATGCCGCGATCTTCTTCGGGCTTTCGGGCACCGGCAAGACGACGCTCTCGGCCGATGCCTCGCGCACCTTGATCGGCGACGACGAGCACGGCTGGGGCGACGACGGTATTTTCAATTTCGAGGGCGGCTGTTACGCCAAGGTCATCAAGCTGAGCCGCGAGGCGGAACCGGAAATCTACGCCACCACCAGCGCGTTCGGCACCATCCTCGAAAACGTGATCATGGATATGCAAACCCGTGCGCTCGATCTCGACAATGCGCGGCTGACCGAAAACACCCGGGCGTCCTATCCGCTGTCGCGCATTCCGAATGCGTCCGCGACCGGCATGGCAGGGCATCCGCGCAACATCGTCATGCTCACGTGTGATGCGTTCGGCGTGATGCCGCCGATCAGCAAGCTCACGCCGGAGCAGGCGATGTACCATTTCCTGTCCGGCTACACCGCCAAGGTCGCCGGCACCGAAAAGGGCCTGAAGGAACCGACCGCCACGTTTTCGACCTGCTTCGGCGCGCCCTTCATGCCGCGCCATCCGGCGGTGTACGCCAAGCTGCTCGGCGAAAAGATGGCGCGCCACGGCGCCAACTGCTGGCTGGTCAACACCGGCTGGTCGGGCGGCGGCTACGGCGAAGGCAGCCGGATGCCGATCGCCCACACCCGCGCGCTGCTCGCCGCCGCGCTCGACGGCAAGCTCGACGGCGCGTCCTTCAAGCCCGATCCGAACTTCGGCATGCTGGTGCCAGAAGCCTGCCCGGGCGTCCCCGCCGGCGTGCTGGCCCCGCGCGCCACGTGGCGCGATCCCGCCAAGTACGACGAAAAGGCGCGCGAAATTCGCGGCCGCTTCGAGGCCAATTTCCGCCAGTTCGAAGCCCAAGTCGACGACCGGGTCCGCGCCGCCGCGATCCGCGCGGCCGCCTGATCGCCCTCCGATCATAATTTAAATCTGGATGTTATTAACATATTGTTTTACATAAATAAATAATGCGATTGAAACTTAGTCGCATTTAATATATTTGTACGTGGATCGCCGACGAGCCCCCCGACTTTCATAGAGGCAAAACCGTGATCCCCGTCGCAACGGCCGAATTATCCGATAACCCCGGCACCGGCGAATCCCTCGATCCGCCGGAACGCCTGGTGGTCGGATCGGTGCGACGATGGCTCAAGGCGCCGGAAGAATGGTCAAGGGTGGAGGCCGAATTTCACCTTCTCTTCGGCGACGACGAGTGCCTGTTCGCGCTGAACGGGCTTAAGGGATTGCTCGAAATACTGGCGGCGCACGCCCGCCGGACGCTTTATTTCCATCTGCCGTGCTGCCGCCTCGTCAGCGCCGACGAACGCAGTTTGTTGTCGCTGGTCGCGGCGCTTCAACACGGCCGCCAGCAACATGCTCAGGCGATCTTGCGCTGGCTGCTGCCGGCCGTCCATCAGGCCCAGGCCTATAAGCAGGCATTCTGGCTGGCGTGCGGCATGGCCGACTGCGGCCTGATCCTCAGGCCGCCGACCGGCGGCGCGGGATCGCACTGACGTCGCCTCTAGGTTCGCCAGAAAGCCCGGCTGAACAGCACCAGAACCGTGAACAGCTCGAGCCGGCCGAGCAGCATCGCGAATGACAACACCCATTTCGCCCCGGGCGGAAGGGTGGTGAAGGTTCCGGCGGGGCCGATGATATTCCCGAGGCCCGGACCGACGTTGCTAACCGCCGTCGCCGCGCCCGAGAGCGCGGTCACCAAATCCAGGCCAAATCCGGCCAACGCCAGCGCCGCGACCGCCACGGTACCGACATAAGCGCCCATGAACAGCAGCACCGAGGCGAAGATCTCGTTGCCGAGTTTGCGTTCGCCGTAGAACGCGGGGCGGACGCTGAGCGGCGCGATCAGCCGCCAGCCGTGGCTGCGGATGGCGATCGCCAGCACCTGGAAGCGGAAAATCTTGATTCCGCCGGCGGTCGAGCCGGTACAGCCGCCGACGAACATGAGCAGGAAAAACGCCATGATCGGAAACGCGCCCCATTGCATGTAATCGGTTACCGTATAGCCCGTTCCGGTCATGGTCGCGATCACAGTAAACGTGGCACGACGGATGGCGTCATCCGCGGGCATGGCGCGCATGACCATGAGCCAAGTCGCGACCGCGAGGCTGGCGACGACGATCAGCAACACGAACATCCGCACCTGCGGGTCGCGATACAGCGCACCGCGATGGCCGATAGCAGTACGCAAATAGAGGATAAACGGCACGCCGCCCAGGAACATGAACGTCACGCCGACCCATTCGACCGCCGGGATCTGAAAATGCCCGATCGAATCGTCGGACGTGGAAAATCCTCCGGTCGCGATGGTGGTCATGGCGTGCAGCACGGCTTCGAATCCGGGCATGCCGGCGGCCCAATAGGCCAACGCGCAGGCGAAATTCAAAACCATGTAGACGATGAAAATGCCGGTCGCCACCTGCTTGATCTGGGGCATGATCTTGTCCGAGGTGTCCGATCGTTCCGTCCGGAACAGTTGCATGCCGCCGACCCTGAGGAACGGCAGCACCGTGATCGCCACCACCACGATGCCGACCCCGCCCATGAATTGAAGCAACGCCCGCCACAGCAGAACCCCCGGGGGCGCCGAATCGAGGTGGATCAGGACGGTCGAGCCGGTGGTGGTGAGCCCCGACATCGCCTCGAAGTAGGCGTCGGCCCACGGCAGTCGATATTCCGAAAGGGTGAGCGGCAACGCGGCGAAGGCGCACAGCAGCACCCAGCTCAACGTGGTGAGAAGGAAGCCCTGACGCCGATCGAGGCTGAAGGACGGCGTCCGGCACGCGAACATCAGCGCGCCCCCAGCGAACGCGGTCACGCCGGCGGAAAACGCGAACGCCCGCCAGTCGGGTCGCTCCACCACCCAATCGGCGAGCGCGGGCAGCAGCATCGCGCTCGCCAGCACGAGCAGGAGAATGCCGACGATGTAAAGGACTTGGCGCAAGGGAAGGATTCCGGGCGGCGGGAGCGGGAACGGCGGATTTTAGCGGTTCGGGCCGCGCCCCGATAGGGGCGCATCATTTAATGCGCGCGGGGATTCCTCGGTTCGCCCGCCTATCGGCGGGACCGCGCGCGACCGCCAATCGGGCTCAAGGCCAGCAGTATCCATCCCGCCATCAGTAAAGCCCCGCCCGCCGGCGCCGCGCCGCTCATCCACACCGCGCCGGTCAGACCGAAGACATAGAGCGTGCCCGAAAAAAGCGCGCTGCCGAGAACGAAGGCCAACCCGGCCAGGCGCGCCAGCCAAGGATTGCCATTGCCGTTCTCGGCGCGCTCGGCGAGCCACGCGACGCCGAGCAGCGCGAGCGCGTGCCACATCTGGTAATCGACCCCGGTGGTGAAGGCGTTGGCCAGGACCGGATCCTCGGTGTCGAGCCAATGGGCGGCGTAAGCGCCGGCCGCGACGGCGATCAGGCCGTTCGCGGCGGCAAACGCGACACACGCTTTCCAGGTTTGCCGCATCGGTCCCGGGTCAGCGCGGCAGTTCCGACGCGCCCATCAGGAATTCGTCGACCGCTCGCGCGCACTGGCGGCCTTCGCGGATCGCCCACACCACCAGCGACTGGCCGCGGCGGGCATCGCCGCAGGCGAACACCTTGCTCCGCGACGTGCGATAATCGGCGGTATCGGCGCGAACGTTGCCGCGCTCGTCCAACGCCAGCTTCATGTCCTTCACCAGCCCGTCGTGGACGGGATGGACGAAGCCCATCGCCAGCAAAACCAAATCCGCCGGAACGGTGAATTCGCTCCCCGGAATTTCGCGCGGAACCGTGCGGCCATTGGCGTCCTTGACCCATTCCGTCCGCGCACAGACGAGGCCGGTCACGACGCCGTTCTTGCCCTCGACCCGCTTGGTCACCACCGACCAGTCGCGGTCGCTGCCTTCCTCGTGCGAGCTGGATGTACGCAATTTGAGCGGCCAGTCGGGCCAAGTCAGTGCCTTGTTCTCCTTCGCCGGCGGCTTGGGCATGATTTCGATCTGCAGAATCGACTTCGCGCCCTGGCGGTTCGAGGTGCCGATGCAGTCCGAACCGGTGTCGCCGCCGCCGATCACCACCACCCGCTTGCCGGAAGCCGAAATCGGGCGGTTGTCGGCGATGAACTCGCCGCTGACGCGGCGGTTCTGCTGGCCGAGGAATTCCATGGCGAAATGGACGCCGTCGAGGTCGCGCCCCGGCACCGGAAGATCACGCGGCGCTTCCGAACCGATCGCCAGCACCACCGCGTCGTAGTCCTTTTCCAGTTCGCGCACCGAAAGGGTCGCGCCGACATGCACGTTGGGATGGAATTCCACCCCTTCGGCCTGCATCTGGGCCATGCGCCGGTCGATCAGGTGCTTTTCCAGCTTGAAATCGGGAATGCCGTAGCGGAGCAGGCCGCCGACGCGCGCGTTTTTCTCGAACACCGCGACGTCGTGCCCGGCGCGCGCCAGTTGCTGGGCGCACGCCAGGCCGGACGGGCCGGAGCCGACAACCGCGATCCGCTTGAAGGAACGGTGGCGGGGAATGTCGGGCTCGATCCAGCCTTCGGCCCAGGCGCGATCGACGATCTGGCATTCGATCGTCTTGATGGTGACCGGATCGTCGCCGATGTTGAGGGTGCAGGACGCCTCGCATGGCGCCGGGCAGATGCGGCCGGTGAATTCGGGAAAGTTGTTGGTCGAATGCAGCACCTGGATCGCCTGGCGCCAGTCGCCGCGATAGACCAGGTCGTTCCAATCCGGGATGATGTTGTTGACCGGGCAGCCCTCGTGGCAATAGGGCACGCCGCAATCCATGCAGCGCGCGCCCTGGCGCTTGAGGTCGTCCTCGGCGAGCGGCAGGACGAACTCGCGGTAATGCCTGAGGCGGTCCTCGACCGGCGCGTATGACCGGTCGTGCCGCTCGATTTCCAGGAATCCGGTCGGCTTGCCCATGACGTGTTCTGCTCCGCGTCCTATTCCGCCGCCGCGGTCTTGGCGCCGGCTTCCGCTTCGGCGCGCATGGCGACCAGCGCCCGGCGGTAATCGGTCGGAACTATCTTGACGAACTTGGGCAATAGCTCGTCCCACCGGTCGAGAACGCGGGCGGCGACCGCGCTGCCCGTGAACCGCCGGTGGCGTTCGACCAGGGCGCGCAGGCGGCGCGCGTCGTCGGCCAGCATGTCGCCCATGACGTCGGCGAGCGGCAGCGACACCCAATCCTCGGCGGCGAGCGGCGCGGGCCGGATGCGCTCCAATTCCACCATCTCGGTATTGCAGCGGCGCTCGAAATCGCCCGCTTCGTCGAGCACGTAGGCGATGCCGCCGCTCATGCCGGCGGCGAAGTTGCGCCCGGTCTTGCCGAGCACCACGGCGCACCCGCCGGTCATGTATTCGCAGCCGTGGTCGCCGACGCCCTCGACCACCGCGACCGCGCCGGAGTTGCGCACGGCGAAGCGTTCGCCGGCGACGCCGCGGAAATAGCATTCGCCCGCGATCGCGCCGTAAAGAACCGTGTTGCCGACGACGATGTTCTCCTCGGGGCGGAAACGCGCGCCCTTGGCGGGATAGATCGCGATCCGCCCGCCCGACAGGCCCTTGCCGACGTAGTCGTTGGCGTCGCCCTCCAACTCGATGGTCACCCCGCGCGCGAGCCAGGCGCCGAAGCTCTGCCCGCCGGTGCCCTTGGCGCGGATGCGGATGGTGTCGTCGGGGAGCCCTTCGTGGCCGTAGCGGCGCGCAACCTCGCCCGACATCATCGCGCCGACGGTGCGGTTGACGTTGCGCACGGCGAGGACGATCTCGACCGGGGTCTTGGATTCGAGCGCGGGGCGCGCTTGGCGGATCAATTCGTGGTCGAGCGCCTTCTCCAAACCGTGATTCTGCTCCTCGCAGTTGTAGACCGCGACGCCCTTCGCCGCCTTGGGCCGGTGGAACAGGCGCGAGAAGTCGAGCCCCTTCGCCTTCCAATGATCAACCGCCTTCTTGGCGACCAAAAGATCGGTGCGGCCGATCATCTC from Rhodospirillales bacterium carries:
- a CDS encoding DUF423 domain-containing protein: MRQTWKACVAFAAANGLIAVAAGAYAAHWLDTEDPVLANAFTTGVDYQMWHALALLGVAWLAERAENGNGNPWLARLAGLAFVLGSALFSGTLYVFGLTGAVWMSGAAPAGGALLMAGWILLALSPIGGRARSRR
- a CDS encoding phosphoenolpyruvate carboxykinase translates to MREIGPVVSGYGLDKFGLRNLAVEHWNLTPEMLVEEALRRHEGALSQGGALVTHTGHHTGRSANDKFVVEEPSTKADIWWGSVNRPFDPERFDALHRHMLDHLSGRDVFVRDCYAGADPKFRLQVRIITETAWHNLFACNMFIPPKPEDLRSFRPEFTVIQAPSCHAIPAKHGTNSETFILVNFAKRLVLIGGSSYAGEIKKSIFSILNFLLPPQGILPMHCSANVGPKGDAAIFFGLSGTGKTTLSADASRTLIGDDEHGWGDDGIFNFEGGCYAKVIKLSREAEPEIYATTSAFGTILENVIMDMQTRALDLDNARLTENTRASYPLSRIPNASATGMAGHPRNIVMLTCDAFGVMPPISKLTPEQAMYHFLSGYTAKVAGTEKGLKEPTATFSTCFGAPFMPRHPAVYAKLLGEKMARHGANCWLVNTGWSGGGYGEGSRMPIAHTRALLAAALDGKLDGASFKPDPNFGMLVPEACPGVPAGVLAPRATWRDPAKYDEKAREIRGRFEANFRQFEAQVDDRVRAAAIRAAA
- a CDS encoding glutamate synthase subunit beta, with amino-acid sequence MGKPTGFLEIERHDRSYAPVEDRLRHYREFVLPLAEDDLKRQGARCMDCGVPYCHEGCPVNNIIPDWNDLVYRGDWRQAIQVLHSTNNFPEFTGRICPAPCEASCTLNIGDDPVTIKTIECQIVDRAWAEGWIEPDIPRHRSFKRIAVVGSGPSGLACAQQLARAGHDVAVFEKNARVGGLLRYGIPDFKLEKHLIDRRMAQMQAEGVEFHPNVHVGATLSVRELEKDYDAVVLAIGSEAPRDLPVPGRDLDGVHFAMEFLGQQNRRVSGEFIADNRPISASGKRVVVIGGGDTGSDCIGTSNRQGAKSILQIEIMPKPPAKENKALTWPDWPLKLRTSSSHEEGSDRDWSVVTKRVEGKNGVVTGLVCARTEWVKDANGRTVPREIPGSEFTVPADLVLLAMGFVHPVHDGLVKDMKLALDERGNVRADTADYRTSRSKVFACGDARRGQSLVVWAIREGRQCARAVDEFLMGASELPR
- a CDS encoding TrkH family potassium uptake protein — protein: MLLPALADWVVERPDWRAFAFSAGVTAFAGGALMFACRTPSFSLDRRQGFLLTTLSWVLLCAFAALPLTLSEYRLPWADAYFEAMSGLTTTGSTVLIHLDSAPPGVLLWRALLQFMGGVGIVVVAITVLPFLRVGGMQLFRTERSDTSDKIMPQIKQVATGIFIVYMVLNFACALAYWAAGMPGFEAVLHAMTTIATGGFSTSDDSIGHFQIPAVEWVGVTFMFLGGVPFILYLRTAIGHRGALYRDPQVRMFVLLIVVASLAVATWLMVMRAMPADDAIRRATFTVIATMTGTGYTVTDYMQWGAFPIMAFFLLMFVGGCTGSTAGGIKIFRFQVLAIAIRSHGWRLIAPLSVRPAFYGERKLGNEIFASVLLFMGAYVGTVAVAALALAGFGLDLVTALSGAATAVSNVGPGLGNIIGPAGTFTTLPPGAKWVLSFAMLLGRLELFTVLVLFSRAFWRT